A single region of the Sorghum bicolor cultivar BTx623 chromosome 9, Sorghum_bicolor_NCBIv3, whole genome shotgun sequence genome encodes:
- the LOC8061329 gene encoding uncharacterized protein LOC8061329 codes for MLPGPVLPPPPPPLVFIGSPSLPQSDPQSSSTGASVAIIIIVIIATITLTTCFVLLRRGCLRRQGRLSSSSFSCCSSESGMRSAASAAVASAVSSVARSAEGPVEGSELVASVPVSAEMPKGGMDTLVPSALYLPEVERLILELLSLPAVPMKPGSRDCAMCREFLPTDVLLILPLCSHMFHQSCIINWLRHTTPSCCPSCHASITIPGSNKTEVAPTFCSVEYDIESQMLMPTPPGEAVAEAVGGDHGWLRSSLDRLSGSWRGCSSNCATAAVVPVSSRCTTGSWSQGSNGRFDNDSDCAKVQEPLPVTDGKEVPETVRGSVGWLRSLATLSGSWSGCSSSYSSEMGLPVTSRHVTETLASSGRSETDTWSRRWDLEAAMPTPERPSFRSSG; via the exons ATGCTTCCAGGCCCTGTTCTcccacctccacctccgccGTTGGTGTTTATAGGTTCACCAAGTCTGCCGCAATCAGACCCACAGTCTTCATCGACTGGGGCCAGTGTTGCCATTATTATTATTGTCATAATCGCCACAATCACCTTGACTACTTGCTTCGTGCTCCTGCGCCGAGGTTGTCTCCGTCGCCAGGGCCGCTTGTCCAGCTCGTCCTTCTCTTGCTGCAGTTCTGAGTCTGGAATGCGGTCTGCTGCATCAGCAGCTGTTGCCTCAGCTGTGTCGTCTGTGGCACGTTCTGCAGAAGGGCCAGTGGAGGGGTCTGAACTGGTAGCATCCGTGCCTGTCTCTGCTGAGATGCCAAAGGGTGGGATGGACACACTGGTGCCATCAGCACTGTATCTTCCAGAGGTGGAGCGTTTGATATTGGAGTTGCTCTCGCTACCTGCAGTGCCAATGAAGCCTGGGAGCAGGGATTGCGCAATGTGCAGAGAGTTCCTACCTACTGATGTGCTTCTCATACTGCCATTGTGCTCGCATATGTTCCATCAGTCATGCATCATCAACTGGCTACGCCACACCACACCGTCATGCTGCCCATCCTGCCATGCCTCTATCACCATTCCTGGCTCTAACAAGACTGAAGTTGCTCCGACCTTCTGCTCAGTTGAATACGACATTGAGTCTCAGATGCTAATGCCGACCCCACCTGGTGAGGCAGTAGCAGAGGCTGTTGGAGGAGATCATGGGTGGCTGCGCTCTTCCCTGGACAGATTATCTGGCAGCTGGAGAGGATGTTCCAGCAATTGTGCCACTGCAGCGGTTGTGCCAGTGTCCTCACGGTGCACCACTGGAAGTTGGAGCCAGGGCTCGAATGGCCGATTCGACAATGACTCAGATTGCGCTAAGGTACAGGAGCCGCTGCCAGTTACAGATGGTAAGGAGGTGCCAGAGACTGTGAGGGGCTCTGTCGGGTGGCTGAGATCTTTGGCCACACTCTCTGGCAGCTGGAGTGGGTGCTCCAGCAGCTATTCTTCTGAGATGGGGTTGCCGGTGACTTCGAGGCATGTCACAGAGACCCTGGCATCAAGTGGACGCAGTGAAACTGACACATGGTCTAGGAGGTGGGATCTTGAGGCTGCTATGCCGACACCTGAGAGGCCATCCTTCAGAAGCTCAG GTTGA